A stretch of the Desulfobacter sp. genome encodes the following:
- a CDS encoding RlmE family RNA methyltransferase, whose protein sequence is MLWRYCLKGKGKKGGKGGQWADHLTQKAKSQGYPARSIFKLEEIQKKFCVMKKKDRILDLGCAPGSWMLYAAKQVGDHGQVLGIDLKAIEIKLPKNVTAVQDNILALADPQFLGQAQGFDLVMSDMAPATTGRKDVDALRSFELCRMALDTALKTLWAKGHFVCKIFQGNEFKAFEKEVKASFRECKIFKPESCRKQSKEIYIIAKGKK, encoded by the coding sequence ATGCTGTGGAGGTATTGTTTGAAGGGTAAGGGGAAAAAGGGCGGTAAAGGGGGGCAGTGGGCAGATCATCTGACCCAGAAGGCCAAATCCCAAGGATATCCGGCAAGATCGATTTTCAAGCTTGAAGAGATTCAAAAAAAGTTTTGTGTGATGAAAAAGAAAGATCGGATTCTGGATTTGGGGTGTGCACCTGGCTCGTGGATGCTTTACGCGGCAAAACAGGTGGGAGATCATGGCCAAGTGTTGGGCATTGATTTAAAGGCCATTGAAATTAAGCTTCCCAAAAATGTCACAGCGGTCCAGGACAATATCCTGGCATTGGCAGATCCGCAATTTTTAGGGCAGGCTCAAGGCTTTGATCTGGTGATGAGTGATATGGCACCGGCCACCACAGGGCGTAAGGACGTGGATGCATTAAGGTCTTTTGAACTGTGTCGTATGGCATTGGACACGGCCTTGAAAACGCTTTGGGCAAAGGGACATTTTGTTTGTAAAATTTTCCAGGGCAATGAATTCAAGGCGTTCGAGAAAGAGGTGAAAGCCTCTTTCAGGGAATGTAAAATATTTAAGCCGGAAAGTTGCAGAAAACAGAGTAAAGAAATATATATTATAGCAAAAGGTAAAAAATAA
- a CDS encoding YebC/PmpR family DNA-binding transcriptional regulator, protein MSGHSKWSTIKHKKGAADKKRGKIFTKLIKEITVAARMGGGDPEANPRLRHALNAAKAQNMPKDNFDRAIKKGTGDLEGVNYEEIVYEGYGPGGVAVLVECLTDNKNRTIADVRYIFNKAGGNVGTDGCVAWMFDKKGLICVSKEDSDEDTLMEVALEAGAEDIKDEGDVFEIITEPDDFDGVKDAVDGAEIPCQMAEITMLPQNMTEVAGKEAEQMIRFMDALDDCDDIQKFYTNADIPDEAFEAI, encoded by the coding sequence ATGTCAGGACATAGTAAATGGTCGACCATCAAGCACAAAAAAGGGGCGGCAGATAAAAAACGGGGAAAAATCTTTACCAAATTGATCAAGGAGATTACCGTGGCAGCCCGCATGGGCGGAGGGGATCCCGAGGCTAATCCGCGCTTAAGACATGCCTTGAATGCGGCCAAGGCCCAGAACATGCCCAAGGATAATTTTGACCGGGCCATTAAAAAGGGAACCGGAGATCTAGAAGGGGTCAACTACGAAGAAATTGTATATGAAGGTTATGGCCCGGGCGGGGTTGCCGTGCTTGTGGAATGTCTTACCGACAATAAAAACAGGACCATTGCCGATGTCCGTTATATTTTTAACAAGGCCGGAGGGAATGTGGGAACTGACGGCTGTGTGGCCTGGATGTTTGATAAAAAAGGGCTGATCTGCGTGTCCAAGGAAGATTCCGACGAAGATACCCTCATGGAAGTTGCCCTGGAAGCCGGTGCCGAAGATATCAAAGATGAGGGGGATGTGTTTGAGATTATCACCGAGCCCGATGATTTTGACGGGGTAAAAGATGCGGTTGATGGTGCTGAAATACCCTGCCAGATGGCCGAAATCACCATGCTGCCCCAGAACATGACAGAAGTCGCGGGCAAGGAAGCCGAACAGATGATCCGGTTTATGGATGCTCTGGACGATTGTGATGATATCCAGAAATTTTATACCAATGCAGATATTCCTGATGAGGCCTTTGAGGCCATCTAG